In Methylobacterium aquaticum, the following are encoded in one genomic region:
- the repB gene encoding plasmid partitioning protein RepB, with amino-acid sequence MSRKSNLDALFGAKPAPKPADKPATPEAPPAPEPEVFAAANLTPAEPEFAAANPRAPERSRSGAVRAMSSTLRGLAARADAAAEIETGTVIVEIEPERIDDSFIADRVADANDPGLAALVESIRESGQQVPILVRPHPDSPERYQVAYGRRRIQAARHLSQAVRAVVRPLSDAELVVAQGKENLERQDLSYIERAFFALRLEEHGFPRATITAAMGIGKGDLSTLISVARTVPADIVRAIGPAPAAGRPRWMLLAERIKAAAPGRIATLLAEPGFREKPTNERFAALLNALSPPAAKRAPPQVWSDEAGRGIARIERTSDRVALSFDETAEPGLADYVLDRLPEILAAYRAGRARP; translated from the coding sequence ATGAGCCGCAAGTCGAACCTCGACGCGCTGTTCGGTGCAAAACCGGCACCCAAGCCGGCGGACAAGCCCGCCACTCCCGAGGCTCCGCCGGCGCCGGAGCCGGAGGTGTTTGCAGCTGCAAACCTGACTCCAGCCGAACCCGAGTTTGCAGCTGCAAACCCCCGCGCGCCGGAGCGCAGCCGCAGCGGCGCGGTGCGGGCGATGAGCAGCACCCTGCGCGGGCTCGCCGCCCGGGCCGATGCCGCGGCGGAGATCGAGACCGGGACCGTCATCGTCGAGATCGAGCCGGAGCGGATCGACGATTCCTTCATCGCCGACCGGGTGGCCGACGCCAACGATCCAGGGTTGGCCGCCCTCGTCGAGAGCATCCGCGAGAGCGGCCAGCAGGTGCCGATCCTGGTACGGCCGCATCCGGACAGCCCGGAGCGTTATCAGGTCGCCTATGGCCGGCGGCGGATCCAGGCGGCGCGGCACCTCTCACAGGCGGTCCGCGCCGTCGTGCGTCCGCTCTCGGATGCCGAGCTGGTGGTGGCCCAGGGCAAGGAGAACCTGGAGCGGCAGGACCTGAGCTATATCGAGCGGGCCTTCTTCGCGCTCCGGCTCGAGGAGCACGGCTTCCCGCGCGCCACGATCACCGCCGCGATGGGCATCGGCAAGGGCGACCTCTCGACCCTGATCTCGGTCGCCCGCACCGTCCCGGCGGACATCGTCCGGGCGATCGGCCCGGCTCCGGCCGCCGGGCGGCCGCGCTGGATGCTGCTCGCCGAGCGGATCAAGGCGGCTGCGCCCGGCCGGATCGCCACGCTCCTCGCCGAGCCCGGCTTCCGGGAGAAGCCGACCAACGAGCGCTTCGCCGCCCTGCTGAATGCGCTCTCGCCCCCCGCGGCGAAGCGAGCCCCACCGCAGGTCTGGAGCGACGAGGCCGGTCGCGGCATCGCCCGGATCGAGCGCACGTCCGACCGGGTCGCCCTGTCCTTCGACGAGACCGCGGAACCCGGGCTCGCCGATTACGTCCTCGACCGGCTGCCCGAGATCCTGGCCGCCTACCGCGCCGGCCGCGCGCGGCCCTGA